A genomic segment from Amycolatopsis camponoti encodes:
- a CDS encoding darcynin family protein encodes MTVTAFMLVKTTPEWLALTVEERIEAFRTEVVPAIEEKAKGVRSRFYDTEFYSARVTDVWVWEAVDHAAYQRLVDALRETPFWDRWFEVAEILVGVENGYADNYGVDAVASITT; translated from the coding sequence GTGACGGTCACCGCGTTCATGCTGGTCAAGACGACACCCGAGTGGCTGGCCCTGACGGTCGAGGAGCGGATCGAGGCGTTCCGCACCGAGGTCGTCCCGGCGATCGAGGAAAAGGCGAAAGGCGTCCGGTCGCGCTTCTACGACACCGAGTTCTACTCGGCGCGCGTGACCGACGTCTGGGTCTGGGAGGCCGTCGACCACGCGGCGTACCAGCGCCTGGTCGACGCCCTGCGCGAAACCCCGTTCTGGGACCGCTGGTTCGAGGTCGCCGAGATCCTCGTCGGCGTCGAAAACGGGTACGCGGACAACTACGGCGTCGACGCGGTCGCCAGTATCACCACCTAG
- a CDS encoding proline racemase family protein, translated as MRSSRAITAVDSHTEGMPTRVVTGGVGTIPGATMAERRRYFMEHLDHIRQFLMHEPRGHSAMSGAILQPPCRDDADWGVVYIEVSGCLPMCGHGTIGVATVLVETGMVEVTEPTTVVRLDTPAGLVHAEVTVRDGRAERVKLRNVASFLAERDAVVDVPGLGEVRYDLAYGGNFYAILELSQVDIPFERSEKDRILGAGLDIMAAINEQRPPKHPADPLIGGCKHVQFLAPGSDARASRNAMAIHPGWFDRSPCGTGTSARMAQLHARGELPLHTPFENSSFIGTTFTGELVAETEVGGVPAVIPEFSGRAWITGTATYLLDPDDPFPTGFVL; from the coding sequence GTGCGGTCGTCACGGGCGATCACGGCGGTCGATTCGCACACCGAAGGCATGCCGACGCGGGTGGTGACCGGCGGCGTCGGCACGATCCCCGGTGCCACGATGGCCGAGCGCCGCCGGTACTTCATGGAGCACCTCGACCACATCCGCCAGTTCCTCATGCACGAGCCGCGCGGGCACTCGGCGATGAGCGGCGCGATCCTGCAGCCGCCCTGCCGCGACGACGCCGACTGGGGCGTCGTGTACATCGAGGTGTCGGGCTGCCTGCCGATGTGCGGCCACGGCACCATCGGCGTCGCGACGGTGCTGGTGGAGACCGGCATGGTCGAGGTGACCGAGCCGACGACCGTGGTGCGCCTGGACACCCCGGCCGGGCTCGTCCACGCGGAGGTCACCGTTCGCGACGGCCGGGCCGAACGGGTCAAGCTCCGCAACGTCGCGTCGTTCCTCGCCGAGCGCGACGCCGTCGTGGACGTGCCCGGTCTCGGCGAGGTCCGCTACGACCTGGCCTACGGCGGGAACTTCTACGCCATCCTCGAACTTTCGCAAGTGGACATCCCGTTCGAGCGGTCCGAAAAGGACCGGATTCTCGGCGCGGGCCTGGACATCATGGCCGCGATCAACGAGCAGCGCCCGCCGAAGCACCCGGCCGACCCGCTGATCGGTGGCTGCAAGCACGTCCAGTTCCTCGCCCCCGGCTCGGACGCGCGGGCGTCGCGGAACGCGATGGCCATCCACCCGGGCTGGTTCGACCGGTCGCCCTGCGGCACCGGCACGTCCGCCCGGATGGCCCAGCTGCACGCACGCGGCGAGCTGCCGCTGCACACGCCGTTCGAGAACAGCTCGTTCATCGGCACGACGTTCACCGGCGAGCTGGTGGCGGAGACCGAGGTGGGAGGGGTGCCGGCGGTGATCCCCGAGTTCTCGGGCCGCGCGTGGATCACCGGCACGGCGACCTACCTCCTCGACCCGGACGACCCCTTCCCGACCGGCTTCGTGCTCTAG
- a CDS encoding dihydrodipicolinate synthase family protein, protein MSTRDLGGVVVAAALPYRADDAAPAGLAVDYDAYAEHCRWLVDNGCRGVGPNGSLGEYSSLTDDERRRVARTAIEAVGENGIVVVGVHGPGAHQAKQWAEAAAEDGAHGVLCLPPTLYRANHGEVLAHFEAVASVGLPVMVYNNPFDTKVDLTPDLLAEIAQIDNVVAVKEFSGDVRRVLEIRERAPELAVISGADDVVLESLLMGATGWFAGFPNVFPAESARLFELATGGKLDEARALYEPLVAAFRWDSRTEFVQAIKFGMDMVGRYGGPCRPPRGPLTDVQREQVRADMGRALASLGVA, encoded by the coding sequence ATGAGCACCCGCGACCTCGGGGGCGTGGTCGTCGCCGCCGCGCTGCCGTACCGGGCCGACGACGCCGCGCCCGCCGGACTCGCCGTCGACTACGACGCCTATGCCGAGCACTGCCGCTGGCTCGTCGACAACGGCTGCCGCGGCGTCGGCCCGAACGGTTCCCTCGGCGAGTACTCCTCGCTCACCGACGACGAACGCCGCCGCGTCGCCCGCACCGCGATCGAGGCCGTCGGCGAAAACGGGATCGTCGTCGTAGGTGTCCACGGACCCGGTGCGCACCAGGCCAAGCAGTGGGCCGAAGCGGCCGCCGAAGACGGTGCGCACGGCGTCCTCTGTCTCCCGCCGACGCTCTACCGCGCCAACCACGGTGAGGTGCTGGCCCACTTCGAAGCCGTCGCGTCGGTCGGCCTGCCCGTGATGGTCTACAACAACCCCTTCGACACCAAGGTCGACCTCACGCCCGACCTCCTGGCCGAAATCGCGCAGATCGACAACGTCGTCGCCGTCAAGGAGTTCTCCGGTGACGTCCGGCGCGTGCTCGAGATCCGCGAACGGGCCCCGGAGCTGGCCGTGATCAGCGGCGCGGACGACGTCGTCCTGGAGAGCCTGCTGATGGGCGCGACCGGCTGGTTCGCCGGGTTCCCGAACGTCTTCCCGGCCGAGTCGGCGCGCCTGTTCGAGCTGGCCACGGGGGGCAAGCTCGACGAGGCCCGCGCGCTGTACGAGCCGCTCGTGGCCGCGTTCCGCTGGGACTCGCGCACCGAGTTCGTCCAGGCCATCAAGTTCGGCATGGACATGGTCGGCCGGTACGGCGGGCCGTGCCGCCCGCCGCGGGGCCCGCTGACCGACGTCCAGCGCGAGCAGGTCCGCGCCGACATGGGCCGCGCGCTGGCCTCGCTGGGGGTGGCGTAG
- a CDS encoding family 2B encapsulin nanocompartment shell protein translates to MTVTDPVDTDQAPLSLGRAAARTLATTTKSVPQMQGISSRWLLKVLPWVEVSGGAYRVNRRLSYSVGDGRVTFTTTGADVRVIPPELGELAPLRGYDDDDVLTELASRFTQHEYVPGDTLVEFGSRADQVFLIAHGKITKVGTGAYGDQTVLGTLADGDYFGETALIRTDGIWEFTAKAVTTCTVLTLPRAAFQDVLSRSETLQAHLDAFTADGSSARNDHGEAEISLASGHDGEPTLPGTFVDYDAQPREYELSVAQTVLRVHSRVADLYNQPMNQIEQQLRLTIEALRERQEHELVNNTDFGLLHNADFAQRIPTRTGPPTPDDLDELLALVWKDPGFFLAHPKTIAAFGRECTKAGLYPDAVDFGGHHVPAWRGVPILPCNKIPVTETRTSSILLMRTGEQAQGVVGLHQTGLPDEYQPGLNVRFMGVSEQAIMSYLVSAYYSAAVLVPDALAVLESAELGREG, encoded by the coding sequence GTGACTGTCACCGACCCGGTGGACACCGACCAGGCACCGCTGAGCCTCGGCCGGGCCGCGGCCCGCACCCTGGCCACCACGACCAAGTCGGTCCCGCAGATGCAGGGCATCTCCTCCCGCTGGCTCCTCAAAGTCCTGCCCTGGGTCGAAGTCTCCGGCGGTGCCTACCGCGTCAACCGCCGCCTGTCCTACTCCGTCGGCGACGGCCGCGTCACCTTCACCACCACCGGCGCCGACGTCCGCGTCATCCCACCCGAACTCGGCGAACTCGCCCCCCTGCGCGGCTACGACGACGACGACGTCCTCACCGAACTCGCCTCCCGCTTCACCCAGCACGAATACGTCCCCGGCGACACCCTCGTCGAGTTCGGCTCCCGCGCCGACCAGGTGTTCCTCATCGCCCACGGCAAAATCACCAAAGTCGGCACCGGCGCCTACGGCGACCAGACCGTCCTGGGCACCCTCGCCGACGGCGACTACTTCGGCGAAACCGCCCTGATCCGCACCGACGGAATCTGGGAGTTCACCGCCAAAGCCGTCACCACCTGCACCGTCCTGACCCTGCCCCGCGCCGCGTTCCAGGACGTCCTGTCCCGCTCGGAGACCCTGCAAGCCCACCTCGACGCCTTCACCGCCGACGGCTCATCCGCCCGCAACGACCACGGCGAAGCCGAGATCTCGCTGGCCTCCGGGCACGACGGCGAGCCGACGCTGCCGGGCACGTTCGTCGACTACGACGCCCAGCCCCGGGAATACGAACTCTCGGTCGCCCAGACCGTCCTGCGGGTGCACTCCCGCGTCGCGGATCTCTACAACCAGCCGATGAACCAGATCGAGCAGCAGCTGCGGCTGACCATCGAAGCCCTGCGGGAACGCCAGGAACACGAGCTGGTCAACAACACCGACTTCGGGCTCCTGCACAACGCCGACTTCGCCCAGCGCATCCCCACCCGCACCGGCCCACCCACTCCCGACGACCTGGACGAGCTGCTGGCGTTGGTGTGGAAGGACCCCGGGTTCTTCCTCGCCCACCCCAAGACCATCGCCGCGTTCGGGCGGGAATGCACCAAGGCCGGGCTCTACCCCGACGCCGTCGACTTCGGCGGGCACCACGTCCCGGCCTGGCGGGGGGTGCCGATCCTGCCCTGCAACAAGATCCCCGTCACCGAGACCCGCACCAGCTCGATCCTGCTGATGCGAACCGGGGAACAGGCCCAGGGCGTGGTGGGGTTGCACCAGACCGGACTCCCGGACGAATACCAGCCCGGGCTCAACGTCCGGTTCATGGGCGTGTCGGAGCAGGCGATCATGTCGTACCTGGTGTCGGCCTACTACTCGGCCGCGGTGCTGGTGCCGGATGCGTTGGCGGTGCTGGAAAGCGCCGAACTCGGCCGAGAAGGCTGA
- a CDS encoding family 2B encapsulin nanocompartment shell protein — MTVTEELQLSLSVKAARTLTTTTKTLPQMRGITTRWLLSQLPWVDVPAGSYRVNRRLTYTIGDGKVSFYTTGARVHVVPAELTELELLRGFTDETALTALAEAFEQREYEPGDTIVTAGRPLDTLILIAHGKVTRHARGEYGDETTLGTATDGDHLGAELLAHDDATWDYTARAATHVIALALPAETYARLNGRSEPLRAHVAEAITRPRKPQNPKGEASIDLSAGHDGEPILSGTYVDYDPSPREYDLAVAQTILRVHNRVTDLYNQPMNQLEQQLRLTVEALRERQEHELVNNTDFGLLHNTDLKQRLTTRTGPPTPLDMDDLLCRRRKTKFFLAHPRAIAAFGRECTRARIYPEPATLDGKRVTAWRGVPILPCDKIPITDTGTTSILAMRTGEDDAGVIGLRPKSLPDEYQPGLNVRFMGINDRAVTSYLVSAYHSAAVLVPDALGVLDHVETGS; from the coding sequence ATGACGGTGACGGAAGAGCTCCAGCTGTCCCTGAGCGTCAAAGCCGCGCGGACACTCACCACGACCACCAAGACCCTGCCGCAGATGCGCGGCATCACCACCCGCTGGCTGCTCTCCCAGCTCCCCTGGGTCGACGTCCCCGCCGGCAGCTACCGCGTCAACCGCCGCCTCACCTACACCATCGGCGACGGCAAAGTCTCCTTCTACACCACCGGCGCCCGCGTCCACGTCGTCCCCGCCGAACTCACCGAACTCGAACTCCTGCGCGGCTTCACCGACGAGACCGCGTTGACAGCCCTCGCCGAAGCCTTCGAACAACGCGAATACGAACCCGGCGACACCATCGTCACCGCGGGCCGCCCCCTCGACACGCTCATCCTCATCGCCCACGGCAAAGTCACCCGCCACGCCCGCGGCGAATACGGCGACGAAACCACCCTCGGCACCGCCACCGACGGCGACCACCTCGGCGCCGAACTCCTCGCCCACGACGACGCCACCTGGGACTACACCGCCCGCGCCGCCACCCACGTCATCGCCCTCGCGCTACCCGCCGAAACCTACGCCCGCCTCAACGGCCGCTCCGAACCACTCCGCGCCCACGTCGCCGAAGCCATCACACGACCACGGAAACCCCAGAACCCCAAAGGCGAAGCCAGCATCGACCTCTCCGCCGGCCACGACGGCGAACCGATCCTCTCCGGCACCTACGTCGACTACGACCCCTCACCCCGCGAATACGACCTCGCCGTCGCCCAAACGATCCTGCGGGTCCACAACCGCGTCACCGACCTCTACAACCAGCCCATGAACCAGCTCGAACAACAGCTCCGGCTCACCGTCGAAGCGTTGCGGGAACGCCAGGAACACGAACTGGTCAACAACACCGACTTCGGGCTGCTGCACAACACCGATCTCAAGCAGCGCCTCACCACCCGCACCGGCCCACCCACACCCCTCGACATGGACGACCTGCTCTGCCGCCGCCGCAAGACGAAATTCTTCCTCGCCCACCCCCGCGCCATCGCCGCGTTCGGCCGCGAATGCACCCGAGCGCGGATCTACCCAGAACCCGCCACCCTCGACGGCAAACGCGTGACGGCCTGGCGCGGCGTCCCCATCCTGCCCTGCGACAAAATCCCGATCACCGACACCGGCACCACGTCGATCCTGGCCATGCGCACCGGCGAAGACGACGCCGGCGTCATCGGCCTCCGCCCCAAGTCACTGCCGGACGAGTACCAGCCCGGGTTGAACGTCCGGTTCATGGGCATCAACGACCGCGCCGTCACGTCCTACCTGGTCAGCGCCTACCACTCCGCCGCCGTCCTGGTCCCGGACGCACTCGGCGTCCTCGACCACGTCGAGACCGGCTCATGA
- a CDS encoding NAD-dependent epimerase/dehydratase family protein produces MHVFVTGATGWIGTAVVGELLGAGHEVTGLARSDAAALKLAKAGARIRRGDLDDLDGLRDGALDAQAVIHLGNKHDWGNPAENNRTERAAIETMAGALAGTDRPFVLAGALAGLVRGRPAVETDVSPAVGPDSMRGGGENLALEYADKGVRVVSVRFAPSVHGAGDPGFLASLTAAARQHGVSAYLGDGDAAWSAVHRPAAARLVRLAVEGAPAGSRVHAVAEEAVTTREIAEAIGRAFDLPVVSVAPENAVEHFGFLGRFFGLDMSASNAHTRDLLGWTPSGPTLVEDIEAGAYA; encoded by the coding sequence ATGCACGTGTTCGTCACCGGAGCGACGGGGTGGATCGGCACGGCCGTCGTCGGCGAACTGCTCGGCGCCGGGCACGAGGTCACCGGCCTCGCCCGCTCGGACGCCGCGGCCCTCAAGCTCGCCAAGGCGGGTGCCCGCATCCGCCGCGGCGATCTCGACGACCTCGACGGCCTCCGCGACGGCGCGCTCGACGCCCAGGCCGTCATCCACCTCGGCAACAAGCACGACTGGGGCAACCCGGCCGAGAACAACCGGACCGAGCGGGCCGCCATCGAGACCATGGCGGGCGCGCTCGCCGGCACCGACCGGCCGTTCGTGCTGGCCGGCGCGCTCGCGGGCCTGGTACGGGGCCGGCCCGCGGTCGAGACCGACGTGTCCCCGGCGGTCGGCCCGGACTCGATGCGCGGCGGCGGTGAAAACCTCGCGCTCGAGTACGCCGACAAGGGCGTCCGGGTGGTCAGCGTCCGCTTCGCGCCGTCGGTGCACGGCGCCGGCGACCCCGGGTTCCTGGCGTCCCTCACGGCGGCGGCGCGTCAGCACGGAGTGTCCGCCTACCTCGGCGACGGCGACGCGGCGTGGTCCGCGGTGCACCGCCCGGCCGCGGCCCGGCTCGTCCGGCTCGCCGTCGAAGGCGCACCGGCCGGTTCGCGGGTGCACGCCGTCGCCGAAGAAGCGGTCACGACGCGGGAGATCGCCGAGGCGATCGGGCGCGCGTTCGACCTGCCGGTGGTCTCGGTCGCGCCGGAGAACGCCGTCGAGCACTTCGGCTTCCTCGGCCGGTTCTTCGGCCTGGACATGTCCGCGTCGAACGCGCACACGCGGGACCTGCTCGGCTGGACGCCGTCCGGGCCGACCCTGGTCGAGGACATCGAAGCGGGTGCGTACGCGTGA